One genomic region from Curtobacterium sp. 9128 encodes:
- a CDS encoding polyprenol monophosphomannose synthase yields MTTSPVPLVIVPTYDEAENVGDILSLVLGAVPTAHVLVVDDGSPDGTGDVVAGIAAHDDRVHLMRRAGKLGLGSAYVAGFRWGLERGYDLLVEMDADGSHPADRLPALIEAVVGDAGVALAIGSRWVPGGSVVDWPKYREALSRGGNAYARWMLRIDVRDITAGFRVYRADVIARMDLDSIDSKGYCFQVDMTLRVHDLGGTIVEVPIRFRDRLRGVSKMSQAIVLEAMLRVTQWGLQRRFARRRSVRPRADRR; encoded by the coding sequence ATGACCACCAGTCCGGTTCCCCTCGTCATCGTCCCGACGTACGACGAGGCCGAGAACGTCGGTGACATCCTGTCGCTCGTCCTCGGTGCCGTGCCGACCGCGCACGTGCTCGTCGTCGACGACGGCAGCCCGGACGGCACCGGCGACGTCGTCGCGGGGATCGCGGCCCACGACGATCGCGTCCACCTGATGCGGCGGGCCGGCAAGCTCGGGCTCGGGAGCGCGTACGTCGCCGGGTTCCGGTGGGGACTCGAGCGGGGGTACGACCTGCTCGTCGAGATGGACGCCGACGGGTCGCACCCGGCAGACCGGCTGCCCGCCCTCATCGAGGCCGTCGTGGGCGACGCGGGGGTCGCACTGGCGATCGGGTCGCGGTGGGTCCCCGGCGGCTCCGTGGTCGACTGGCCGAAGTACCGCGAGGCCCTGAGCCGCGGCGGGAACGCCTACGCCCGGTGGATGCTGCGCATCGACGTCCGGGACATCACCGCGGGGTTCCGCGTCTACCGCGCCGACGTGATCGCCCGGATGGACCTCGATTCGATCGACTCCAAGGGCTACTGCTTCCAGGTCGACATGACGCTCCGCGTGCACGACCTCGGCGGCACCATCGTCGAGGTACCGATCCGGTTCCGAGACCGGCTCCGCGGTGTCTCCAAGATGAGTCAGGCCATCGTGCTCGAGGCCATGCTCCGCGTCACCCAGTGGGGACTGCAGCGCCGGTTCGCCCGACGACGGTCCGTCCGACCGCGGGCGGACCGGCGCTGA
- a CDS encoding glycosyltransferase family 2 protein: MTLDDLVIAAIVPCYNEAPAIHKVVTDLKQAVPGIHVYVYDNNSTDGTDDEARRAGAEVRYEHTKGKGNVIRRAFGDIDADVYLMIDGDDTYDAAAAPEMIRTLLEGPYDHILGVRQDDPTSTAYRPGHEAGNRMFNRVVGRLFGTPVSDMLSGYRVMSRRFVKSFPALSREFETETELTVHVMNLRVPHTEVPVGFRDRAAGTESKLNTYSDGFKILSLIAHLIRFERPVLFHGIIGALFAVVGIVLAIPLFIEFGRTGLVPRFPTAFLAASLMVIAFLTWILGFVLEGVTRLRRETSRLNYLTYSAPGAAQRRLPTEHSAPESATPSEIASRTIGRDEPGSTPAR, encoded by the coding sequence GTGACTCTCGACGACCTCGTCATCGCCGCGATCGTCCCGTGCTACAACGAGGCACCCGCGATCCACAAGGTGGTGACCGACCTCAAGCAGGCGGTCCCGGGCATCCACGTGTACGTCTACGACAACAACAGCACCGACGGCACCGACGACGAAGCGCGTCGTGCCGGTGCCGAGGTCCGGTACGAACACACCAAGGGCAAGGGCAACGTCATCCGCCGAGCGTTCGGCGACATCGACGCCGACGTCTACCTGATGATCGACGGCGACGACACCTACGACGCCGCAGCCGCCCCCGAGATGATCAGGACCCTGCTCGAGGGACCGTACGACCACATCCTCGGCGTCCGGCAGGACGACCCGACGTCGACCGCCTACCGTCCCGGTCACGAAGCCGGCAACCGGATGTTCAACCGCGTGGTCGGCCGGCTCTTCGGGACGCCCGTCTCGGACATGCTGAGCGGCTACCGCGTCATGTCGCGTCGCTTCGTGAAGTCGTTCCCCGCGCTCTCCCGCGAGTTCGAGACGGAGACCGAGCTCACCGTGCACGTGATGAACCTCCGCGTCCCGCACACCGAGGTCCCGGTCGGGTTCCGCGACCGCGCTGCCGGCACCGAGTCGAAGCTCAACACCTACAGCGACGGCTTCAAGATCCTCTCCCTCATCGCGCACCTGATCCGGTTCGAGCGCCCGGTGCTCTTCCACGGGATCATCGGCGCGCTGTTCGCGGTGGTCGGCATCGTCCTCGCGATCCCGCTCTTCATCGAGTTCGGACGCACCGGACTCGTCCCGCGGTTCCCGACCGCGTTCCTCGCCGCATCGCTCATGGTGATCGCGTTCCTGACGTGGATACTGGGCTTCGTGCTGGAGGGCGTGACACGGCTCCGACGCGAGACGAGCCGGCTCAACTACCTGACCTACTCGGCGCCGGGTGCTGCGCAGCGCCGGCTGCCGACCGAGCACTCCGCCCCGGAGTCCGCGACGCCGTCCGAGATCGCCAGCAGGACGATCGGCCGTGACGAGCCGGGGAGCACCCCCGCCCGATGA
- a CDS encoding GtrA family protein, with translation MSRASEWFVGHLRRGGSFLVVGGIGFVVDAVVYNVLVFWGGHGPLFALPLLGKVIAIAVASVATYFGSRLWTYRDRSGEQTLKSFGVFALLNVIAILLQLGCLGFSRYVLHLDSPLADNVSGTLVGQAVATVFRYFAYGKWVFPDRKDGAEEAVRQAV, from the coding sequence GTGTCGAGAGCATCCGAGTGGTTCGTCGGGCACCTGCGCCGAGGGGGCTCGTTCCTCGTCGTCGGGGGCATCGGCTTCGTCGTCGACGCAGTCGTCTACAACGTGCTGGTCTTCTGGGGCGGCCACGGCCCCCTCTTCGCGCTCCCCCTGCTCGGCAAGGTCATCGCGATCGCCGTCGCCAGCGTCGCCACCTACTTCGGCAGCCGGCTGTGGACCTACCGGGACCGGAGCGGCGAGCAGACGCTGAAGAGCTTCGGCGTGTTCGCACTGCTCAACGTCATCGCGATCCTGCTGCAGCTCGGCTGCCTCGGGTTCTCGCGCTACGTGCTGCACCTCGACTCCCCGCTCGCCGACAACGTGTCCGGCACGCTCGTCGGGCAGGCCGTCGCGACCGTCTTCCGCTACTTCGCGTACGGCAAGTGGGTGTTCCCGGACCGCAAGGACGGCGCCGAGGAAGCGGTCCGCCAGGCGGTCTGA